The Triticum aestivum cultivar Chinese Spring chromosome 3A, IWGSC CS RefSeq v2.1, whole genome shotgun sequence genome includes a region encoding these proteins:
- the LOC123060303 gene encoding mini-chromosome maintenance complex-binding protein has protein sequence MVGPQYDLVGNPLGAVRATFERAAAAESGGRDPVAAFRSKDWGASEVFRSFLFEQGGLDKVPLLDASNLGLIKPNTLVRFRGMVQDMLGNEFYAGAFKDGSTWRTNKFTDFSPFAMPHPCDSHLWERHLFHCVPVPGQNSWTLDSSPGPDLRQMANCLSPEQREKRKRDGDDDAMDVLENGNGESSSCSKKPKEDDVQIPSSSAEMPASENVPQMNGNDHHIPGSSFSCLVKIYDMPESQVKLNDVAEFIGVYTFDPELAAPNDNSDDIMFDLIEDVTAQLPPSKVPRLHCLVWRKLSSVDFLAKCPAVEPSPSLLKGIRQSLVSHLTLVLGKDDLAANCLLLHLLSRLRTRVDVVTVGRLSLNFTGFNRESVSIFGKQLNALIQGLMPYSQAIPLSIEYLNTATLQPRKDNKSGRLVTGVLQLPQGSHLTFDETLLQSGSLASKGVENTVLLKNLMESQMVEYDFEYYKLEMATDVQLLTLSEGKSNILPSDLVVPFRPSTVSAVNATSEELESWRWYLATVRSLPQSSEPEIYQTIQDEMVSAMRNDRSLGCTELSRWLTMAQITASSFGEKSLSLEHWQMVKELERLRKERMQ, from the exons gcggcggagtccggggGCCGCGACCCGGTGGCGGCGTTCCGGTCCAAGGACTGGGGCGCCAGCGAGGTGTTCCGCTCCTTCCTCTTCGAGCAGGGCGGCCTCGACAAG GTTCCATTGTTGGATGCATCGAATCTCGGATTGATCAAACCCAACACCCTCGTCCGGTTCCGGGGGATGGTTCAGGACATGCTCGGGAACGAGTTCTATGCCGGGGCTTTCAAG GATGGGTCTACCTGGAGGACGAACAAGTTCACAGATTTCTCACCGTTCGCGATGCCGCACCCGTGTGACTCGCATCTCTGGGAGCGCCATCTCTTCCATTGTGTGCCT GTGCCTGGGCAGAATTCGTGGACACTGGACTCTTCCCCTGGGCCTGACTTGCGCCAAATGGCAAACTGCTTGTCACCTGAACAAAGGGAGAAAAGGAAGAGGGATGGAGATGATGATGCCATGGAT GTTTTGGAAAATGGAAATGGCGAGAGTTCTTCATGCAGCAAGAAACCA AAGGAAGATGACGTCCAGATCCCATCTAGTTCAGCAGAAATGCCAGCAAGTGAAAACGTGCCACAGATGAATGGGAATGATCATCATATTCCTGGAAGCTCCTTTTCATGTCTAGTGAAG ATCTATGATATGCCTGAAAGTCAAGTGAAACTAAACGATGTTGCTGAGTTCATAGGGGTATACACATTTGACCCAGAACTTGCTGCTCCCAATGATAATTCGGATGATATAATGTTTGATCTCATAGAAGATGTAACAGCTCAGTTGCCTCCCAGCAAG GTGCCCCGTCTTCACTGTTTGGTGTGGCGAAAGTTATCATCTGTTGATTTTCTAGCAAAGTGTCCTGCTGTTGAG CCTTCACCAAGTCTCCTAAAAGGCATCCGGCAATCTTTGGTCTCACATCTCACTCTGGTATTAGGGAAAGATGACCTGGCAGCTAACTGTTTACTGCTGCATCTTCTATCCAGA CTACGAACTAGGGTGGATGTGGTCACTGTTGGCAGGCTCTCCTTGAATTTCACTGGATTTAACAGAGAAAGTGTTTCCATTTTTGGAAAACAGCTAAATGCTTTGATCCAGGGACTAATGCCGTATTCACAAGCTATTCCTCTGTCAATTGAGTATCTCAACACAGCCACACTTCAACCTAGAAAGGACAACAAGTCAGGAAG GTTGGTTACAGGAGTTCTGCAGCTACCTCAAGGCTCTCACTTGACATTTGATGAAACTCTCTTGCAATCTGGATCTTTGGCATCTAAAGGTGTTGAGAATACGGTGCTGCTTAAGAACTTGATGGAGTCACAGATG GTTGAGTATGATTTTGAGTACTACAAGCTGGAGATGGCGACCGATGTGCAGCTACTTACTCTTTCTGAGGGAAAATCAAACATCCTGCCTTCAGACTTGGTAGTGCCTTTTCGTCCATCCACTGTTTCTGCGGTGAATGCAACTTCTGAGGAGCTTGAGAGCTGGAGGTGGTACTTGGCCACAGTGAGGTCTCTCCCTCAGTCTTCTGAACCTGAGATTTACCAG ACGATCCAAGATGAAATGGTCAGTGCCATGCGCAACGACAGGAGCTTGGGTTGCACTGAACTTAGCAG ATGGCTGACAATGGCTCAGATAACAGCCTCAAGCTTTGGTGAGAAGAGCCTTTCCCTGGAGCACTGGCAGATGGTGAAGGAGCTTGAGAGGCTCAGAAAGGAGAGGATGCAATGA
- the LOC123060305 gene encoding proactivator polypeptide-like 1, with product MAVASSTRTSRRLAFVLLVLAFSAALAESRDAYMRSADRYACILTQENFPPASRGSGLTSANGKLCVLCEQYSTEALVYLRQNETQTEILSVLHHTCASLGPLRQQCITLVDYYIPAFFLEVSVVKPEELCESAHLCPKGAATLSSTRGDACGLCHHVLVEVLMMLKDPNTKLEIVGLLFKTCSKAKNYEPQCKRLVLDYIPLILLKTQEFLETTDICFATHACKTGMQATIPLSAAL from the exons ATGGCGGTGGCGAGCTCGACGAGGACGTCGAGGAGGCTTGCGTTTGTGCTACTCGTGCTGGCCTTTTCGGCCGCGCTCGCAGAGAGCAGAGATGCATATATGAGGAGCGCAGATCGATATGCCTGCATACTGA CCCAGGAAAACTTCCCTCCTGCAAGCAGAGGGTCAGGATTAACTTCGGCAAACGGAAAGCTATGTGTACTATGTGAGCAATACTCAACCGAAGCTCTGGTCTACCTGCGACAAAACGAAACCCAAACCGAGATTCTCAGTGTCCTCCACCACACGTGTGCAAGCCTGGGTCCTCTAAGACAGCAG TGCATCACGCTGGTCGACTACTACATTCCCGCTTTCTTCTTGGAGGTTTCTGTGGTTAAACCTGAAGAGCTCTGTGAGTCGGCGCACCTGTGCCCAAAGGGGGCGGCGACTCTGTCGTCCACACGAGGGGATGCCTGTGGTCTATGCCATCATGTTCTTGTTGAAGTTCTTATGATGCTTAAGGATCCCAACACCAAG CTGGAGATAGTCGGGCTTCTTTTCAAAACATGCAGCAAGGCGAAGAACTATGAACCGCAG TGCAAGAGGCTTGTCCTTGACTACATCCCACTGATTCTGCTGAAGACCCAGGAGTTCCTTGAGACGACGGACATCTGCTTTGCGACACATGCCTGTAAAACAGGCATGCAAGCAACCATTCCTCTCTCCGCCGCTTTGTGA